In Chiloscyllium plagiosum isolate BGI_BamShark_2017 chromosome 50, ASM401019v2, whole genome shotgun sequence, the DNA window acccttcatctcaACGTTTTAGGTATAagcccagcatctgcaatcctcactttctcatgggGGCACAGATTGGAGGAATATTTCTAAGCGGCTGGCAAATAGTGTAACGTTTTACCACATACAACAGTGTTTGATGGTTACAGAATAAAAGCTGTCTTGAAGTAACACTAATTGACTATTACACAGAGGACCAGAGCCTCAGTGGACAGATGTTGAGTTAATGCCAAATGTGTAAATTAGGACTCGACAAAGTTAAAGTGACACATATATATATAGTATGTTAACAGTTGCTGGTTAACTGATTCGCATATGACTGAGAAATGTTATAACTCCCGACATGAAACTGCAAGACGTCTAAATGGAAAGTGCAGCAACGTGGTTCAGTTACACTGCAGGTACTTGCAAAGCACACAGTTATCGATAGGTCTCTGGACCCACAGTTATCCGTCAAGGTCTCAGAAATATATTGCATCAACCCCAAGTGTAGAAAACACTCACAGTCAGGTTCCAGTGGTTTGTGAAACTTGACAACAAATGTAATCACAATTTCAAATGGATAAgagttttttttcacacagtgacaaGTTCTGTGTTAATTTCAGCCTACACAGAGGAACAGAAACAGACATGTGGAACTAGAAACACATCATCACAACAACGAGCAAAAGGAAACCGAGccaatttttttatttatttcaaaaatatactttattcataaaataatttgatggtctgtacagttggtcatgccatacatatgtaaacatgtacatacagagatcagaatttatcatttttatacaggtctgtacatttttcaatcatatgtccatatgattagctgaggcgtcagcagagcccaaatgactgcccctgttcttcgttaggcaggcagatgttacacagtggtctttccccaccgcgccttggcggcagctgccccaagcttcagcgcgtccctcaacacgtagtcctggaccatggaatgtgccagtctgcagcactcagttggggtcaactccttcagctggaggaTCAGCAGGTTTccgaccacccagagagcgtccttcaccgagttgatgatcctccaggcacagttgatgttcgtctcggtgtgcgtcccggggaacagaccgtagagcacggagtcccgcgtcacggcgctgctcgggacgaacctcgacgaacaccactgcattcctctccagacttcctctgcataggcacattccagaaggaggtgtgtgacagtctcgtccccccggcagctgcttcgagggcagcgtgcggtgcggctgagagcaccttcaggtggtcggtcctgacggtgaaagggatcgaggattggtcggcccagttcccgaagagcatggcctcgctcttgccttggtttaccttggcccccgaggcccgctcgaactggtcacaaatgcacatgagtctgcacacggacagcggatccaagcagaaaacggCAACATCATCCATtaacagggaggccttaacctgcaggcccacgctgccaggaatagtcacccctctcagactcacatccttcctgatggagtcggcaaatggctctatgcagcacacaaacaaggcaggagagagggggcagccctgcctgactccagatctgactgggaagctatctgattcccacccgttgattgagactgcactgacaatgttggtgtagagcagtctgatccaattgcagattccctccccaaagcccattttggagagaacatctctcatatacctgtgtgatatcctgtcaaaggctttctcctggtccaggctgatcaggtaGGTGTCCAAtactctgtcctgcacgtaggcgatcgtgtctctgaggagtgcgagactctcagcgatcttcctgcccggcacagcacagtgaaaagttctgtgtTAATTCCAGCCTATACAGAGGAACAGAACAGACATGCGGAGCTAGAAACACATCATCACAACAACAAGCAAAAGGAAACCGAGCCAATACTACAGTCACTTTCTGTGTCACAGACACAAAACAAATTTCCCTCAGTCAGACTGACAGGAACAGAATCACCATCCACTTCACATTTCATTGTAGTTTATGACAGATCCACATTGGATCCCACACTAACCAATCAGAGATACTCAATGTTGGGGAATGATTCTGTGTAAACTACCCAATCAGAAACCAGGCTTTCCCCCATCCCTCATTAGCATTGATGACGTTTTCATGCTATAAAAAGGGAGCTCCGAGCCCGCTTTCCCTTATTCTGTGTCTGAGAGTGAGCGGCGCTATGGCTGATGAgaagaaagcacagcaagcctCCAAGAAGGGCGCGAAGAAAATCATCAAGAAGGCGCCAGTGAAGGGCGGTAAGAAGAGGAAGCGGACCAGGAGAGAAAGTTACGCCTGCGGCTGCTGCTGCCCGGGGAGCTGGCCAAGCACGCCGTGTCGGAGGGCACAAAGGCGGTGACTAAATACACCAGCTCCAAGTGAAGGACCGCAtcgcactgaaacacacacatccACAATCCAAAGGCTCTTATAAGAGCCACCCACCATTTCCTTGAGACAGCTGAACCATTTCTTTGAGTTTGTTTTAGTTTGCGTGTGATTCTTGATAAGGCATTTTAACTTGTGCCACATGTTTTTATGTTAATAAGTGCTTTGCAAATTATTCGGGAGTGGGGTGGAGAGAGCAGATCAGGCGCCAGTGAGTCATTTTTCATCTTGCTGCTTCACCCCTGGCAGACAAATGCCCACGTCTTTCCGTCCCACGATTGATGCATTTACTTATGATTTACTTTACATTTCCAATGCGCGGGTTTGATCCGATTTTTCGCAATGCAAAATAAAGCTTCCTGCTGTTGGTGAGAGACTTTCAAACCGAACCGAGAGAACACCAACACAGCTACCAGGCTGAAACGTGGAGTTTTTGCTGAATCCGATCGAGAGCGATGAGGGAGGACAGGTTTAAAATATTGTCTTAAAAAACAATGTTCGCAATCGATGTTGAGCCGGAAGAATGATGTATGCTGCTTCATCAGCATATCGGGGTGGTATTNNNNNNNNNNNNNNNNNNNNNNNNNNNNNNNNNNNNNNNNNNNNNNNNNNNNNNNNNNNNNNNNNNNNNNNNNNNNNNNNNNNNNNNNNNNNNNNNNNNNNNNNNNNNNNNNNNNNNNNNNNNNNNNNNNNNNNNNNNNNNNNNNNNNNNNNNNNNNNNNNNNNNNNNNNNNNNNNNNNNNNNNNNNNNNNNNNNNNNNNNNNNNNNNNNNNNNNNNNNNNNNNNNNNNNNNNNNNNNNNNNNNNNNNNNNNNNNNNNNNNNNNNNNNNNNNNNNNNNNNNNNNNNNNNNNNNNNNNNNNNNNNNNNNNNNNNNNNNNNNNNNNNNNNNNNNNNNNNNNNNNNNNNNNNNNNNNNNNNNNNNNNNNNNNNNNNNNNNNNNNNNNNNNNNNNNNNNNNNNNNNNNNNNNNNNNNNNNNNNNNNNNNNNNNNNNNNNNNNNNNNNNNNNNNNNNNNNNNNNNNNNNNNNNNNNNNNNNNNNNNNNNNNNNNNNNNNNNNNNNCTTTTAAGATGTTTCAATCGGCGGTTTTTCGATGGATTCACGGCGGGTACAGGTTCGGTTGCTCATCCAGAGAGAGCAGGAAGCGATAGGAGACATTAGTACTGTATTTCGATCGGAAgtgagttaaaaacaaaaacgGAAGGCGGCAGCAGCAGTTAATTTGCAACTAATGAGATCTTCATTCAGGGATTGCGGAAATATAGTGATTTAGAAGAGTGATTTTCACATCAAATTTGGTGTTGGGTTAGAtatttctgggaaaaaaaacatctcCTCATTGACTTCCTTTGCGATAACATGGCTTGTGGTGAGATGGAGGCAGGAGGGAAATGGCGCCAAGAGATCAACAGctaattttcaaatttgaaaatgccCGCCATCACgtataaaagaggaggaggttaTAGAGTGGAGAATGCATGTACACGTTGATTGGTTTTTCGATTATGAAACTAAACTTCACACAATCTCACTTTACCGCATTCCCTCCTTTTACAGCTGAAAAATGACTGACTGCTATTGAACACGCTCTCTCTCCAGAGGCTAACGAAAATAAGAGTGGGGATGAATCGAGCAGAGAATAAATTGCAGAGGTGAATGCTGCAGAGACAGTGGGAGAATTCAGTTCATTGATGCAGTTAAAGGAAATGTTAAGCCAAACCCGATCGCGAACATCCGTGACACTATTCTAAACACACAGAACATTGATCAAACAAAGATCATTGAGGCAGTGACCGTGCAATGAGAAATAATGTAGTTCCAGACACCCTTCCAATCGTATTGTATGATATAATCTTCCTCTACTCCCACAGACAGTAACAGTATCTAATAAAAAGGAAATAGAAATTTAGCGATGTCAGGTACAACGGCCAGAGCTCTACAAATTAAAAGGAAAGTAATTCAACCCGACAAAGATTTCAGctcctttcacagatgctgtgagtggctcttaaaagagcctttgggttgtcAGATTCAAGAATAGTCTCTTCACTTTTTAGCAGATCCCGCAGCGGAGGTTTTCTTGGGCAGCAGCACGGCCTGGATATTAGGCAGCACCCCGCCCTGAGCGATGGTCACCCCTCCCAGCAGCTTGTTGAGCTCCTCGTCGTTGCGCACGGCCAGCTGCAGGTGCCTGGGGATGATGCGGGTCTTCTTGTTGTCCCGGGCCGCGTTGCCGGCCAGCTCCAGGATTTCAGCCGTCAGATACTCCAGCACCGCAGCCAGATAGACCGGCGCTCCGGCACCCACACGCTCAGCATAGTTACCCTTTCTCAGGAGCCTGTGAACACGGCCCACCGGGAATTGCAGGCCAGCCCGGGACGATCGAGACTTCGCCTTGGCACGACCTTTCCCACCGCCCTTTCCTCTTCCAGACATTGTCACAAGCGCTTTCACACTTTCagagagaatgctgcactccgCCCACATTGCGGCCTCTTATACCTTCGGGAGGAATGGTGGGGCGACCATTTCTGATTGGTNNNNNNNNNNNNNNNNNNNNNNNNNNNNNNNNNNNNNNNNNNNNNNNNNNNNNNNNNNNNNNNNNNNNNNNNNNNNNNNNNNNNNNNNNNNNNNNNNNNNNNNNNNNNNNNNNNNNNNNNNNNNNNNNNNNNNNNNNNNNNNNNNNNNNNNNNNNNNNNNNNNNNNNNNNNNNNNNNNNNNNNNNNNNNNNNNNN includes these proteins:
- the LOC122544628 gene encoding histone H2A-like; amino-acid sequence: MSGRGKGGGKGRAKAKSRSSRAGLQFPVGRVHRLLRKGNYAERVGAGAPVYLAAVLEYLTAEILELAGNAARDNKKTRIIPRHLQLAVRNDEELNKLLGGVTIAQGGVLPNIQAVLLPKKTSAAGSAKK